A DNA window from Maribellus comscasis contains the following coding sequences:
- a CDS encoding SusC/RagA family TonB-linked outer membrane protein has translation MKKKRDRYFPDMGNTKQQFKKMKLTLILILLVFVSFGNSFSQVKLSVNLKRATSQEVIQTIENQTDYIFLYKDEIFDPNQRYSINFNGATFEEVLNSFCSTAKVDYEIRNDRQIILKERDSDRTIFMVQQTKDISGIITGTDGRPIPGVSIVVKGTTIGTVSGVDGDFELTVPVDGEILMFSFVGMKTQEVPLAGKTTFNIIMEEEAIGLEEVVAIGYGVQQKREVTGSISNVSEKDFNKGLTQDAVDLLKGKVAGLAITLGSGDVTSDQTIRLRGTSSLTGSSQPFIVIDGVPGLSLSSVAPQDIESISVLKDASAAAIYGSRSASGVILITTKKGRENQSLIEYDGYMAASTVTNVPDVLTAREWRDYTAANNIDTEGLDLGANTDWFDEIMRTGVSQNHNLSFSGGGRTSNYRASISYLDQKGVVKDNEMERFNARFTFNQKALNEKLNVAFTGAITTRDYSPTDTRNFVLAYNMIPVAPVKYDDGTWFDSQEYDQGNPVRNIEYNSRLNKRSLYFGNIDVQLSLFEGFMAGVKLHKQRETNDYGLYYDSDTERGRNDQGFAQRSNWTSDKHLLETTLNYEKSIGEHKIGLLAGYSYEENYYQNSGAQNRQFVTDFFEYNNLGAGENLRPSDVWSGANMNKLVSFFGRANYNYKMKYILTLSLRYDGSSKFGANHKWATFPSVSAAWRINEESFMQGATFLDDLKLRVGYGISGNQDGIDPYKSLELYGSSGQYYDNGKWYRAYQISQNANENLKWEETSMFNVGLDYNILNNRLSGTIEYYDKRTKDLLYTYQVPVPPYLYPDMLANVGSMSNKGIEFLISGDIVRKNNFRWTASVNLAHNKNEITKLSNDEFSTSSILTGDAWIRGGSSNTTHIVEEGKEVGTFYGWLCHGLDDDGMYIMDDMIDGEPGLTNDDRTYIGSAQPKLTYGISNIITYKNWELNFFFRGVYGNDLLNFSKMSYATTQWLPGANVLHDALTIGLADNPKYCSYYIEKGSFLKLDNISLSYSFDVSKIEEIQKLRLYVTGQNLFTITNYTGLDPEVEMAGLDPGVEGREYYPKARTISLGVNISF, from the coding sequence ATGAAAAAAAAACGAGACAGGTATTTTCCCGATATGGGGAATACCAAACAACAATTTAAAAAGATGAAACTAACACTGATTCTAATTTTACTGGTGTTTGTCTCCTTCGGGAACAGTTTCTCACAAGTAAAACTTTCAGTGAATTTGAAAAGAGCTACCTCCCAGGAAGTTATTCAAACCATTGAAAACCAAACAGACTACATCTTTCTCTATAAAGATGAGATTTTTGACCCCAACCAAAGGTATTCCATTAATTTCAATGGGGCCACCTTTGAAGAAGTTTTGAACTCATTTTGTTCAACCGCAAAAGTTGACTATGAGATTAGAAATGATCGGCAAATTATTTTAAAAGAAAGAGACAGTGACAGAACTATTTTTATGGTGCAACAAACCAAAGATATTTCCGGAATTATTACAGGTACCGACGGAAGGCCAATTCCGGGTGTTTCGATTGTTGTAAAAGGAACAACCATCGGCACGGTAAGTGGAGTTGATGGTGATTTTGAACTTACCGTTCCGGTTGATGGAGAAATATTGATGTTTTCTTTTGTGGGAATGAAAACCCAGGAAGTTCCGCTGGCAGGGAAAACAACATTCAATATCATTATGGAAGAAGAGGCAATCGGGCTCGAAGAAGTGGTTGCCATTGGATACGGAGTTCAGCAAAAAAGAGAAGTAACGGGGTCAATTAGTAATGTGTCGGAGAAAGACTTCAACAAAGGTTTAACCCAGGATGCAGTTGACCTTTTAAAAGGAAAAGTAGCAGGTTTGGCTATTACTCTCGGTAGCGGCGATGTTACTTCAGATCAAACCATACGTTTGCGCGGGACTTCTTCATTAACAGGAAGTAGTCAGCCGTTTATTGTTATTGATGGTGTGCCGGGGCTCAGTTTGTCGTCGGTCGCACCGCAGGATATTGAATCAATCAGCGTTTTAAAGGACGCCTCAGCAGCAGCAATCTATGGCTCACGTTCGGCAAGTGGTGTTATTCTAATTACTACCAAAAAAGGACGCGAAAATCAAAGCTTGATTGAATACGATGGTTATATGGCTGCCAGCACAGTAACCAATGTGCCGGATGTACTCACAGCTCGGGAATGGCGTGATTATACAGCCGCTAATAATATTGATACTGAAGGCCTGGATCTGGGAGCCAATACAGACTGGTTTGATGAGATCATGCGCACCGGTGTCAGTCAAAACCATAATTTATCATTTTCGGGTGGGGGAAGAACCAGCAACTATCGCGCATCAATTTCCTATCTTGATCAAAAAGGTGTTGTAAAAGATAACGAAATGGAGCGCTTTAATGCACGTTTTACATTTAATCAGAAAGCATTGAACGAAAAATTAAATGTTGCATTTACCGGCGCAATTACTACCCGCGACTACTCACCAACCGATACCCGAAATTTTGTGCTGGCTTACAATATGATACCCGTTGCTCCTGTAAAATACGACGATGGAACATGGTTTGATAGCCAGGAATATGATCAGGGGAACCCTGTGCGGAATATTGAATACAATAGCCGGTTGAATAAAAGAAGTCTTTATTTTGGGAATATTGATGTACAGTTAAGTTTGTTTGAAGGATTTATGGCGGGAGTAAAGCTGCACAAACAAAGAGAGACCAATGATTATGGACTTTATTATGATTCGGATACAGAAAGAGGACGTAACGATCAGGGGTTTGCGCAGCGCTCTAACTGGACAAGCGATAAACATTTGCTGGAGACAACATTAAACTATGAAAAATCTATAGGTGAACATAAAATTGGTCTTCTTGCCGGTTATTCTTACGAAGAAAATTATTACCAAAACTCCGGAGCCCAGAATCGCCAGTTTGTAACCGACTTTTTTGAATACAATAATTTGGGAGCCGGCGAAAATTTGCGTCCTTCCGATGTTTGGTCGGGCGCAAACATGAACAAGCTGGTTTCATTTTTCGGAAGAGCCAATTACAATTATAAAATGAAATACATTTTAACTTTGTCACTTCGCTACGACGGATCTTCAAAATTTGGAGCCAATCACAAATGGGCAACATTTCCTTCTGTTTCCGCTGCATGGCGTATTAACGAAGAATCGTTTATGCAGGGTGCTACCTTCCTCGATGATTTAAAGCTTAGGGTAGGTTATGGTATTTCCGGTAATCAGGACGGTATTGATCCATACAAATCATTGGAACTGTACGGGAGCTCAGGCCAGTACTATGACAATGGAAAATGGTACAGGGCTTATCAAATTAGTCAGAATGCCAATGAAAATCTGAAATGGGAGGAGACATCAATGTTTAATGTCGGGTTGGATTACAATATTTTGAACAATAGGTTGAGTGGTACCATTGAATACTACGATAAGCGGACCAAAGACTTGTTGTACACATATCAGGTACCGGTACCCCCGTATCTATACCCCGATATGCTGGCCAATGTGGGATCTATGTCAAACAAAGGAATTGAATTTCTGATTAGTGGCGATATCGTTCGCAAAAATAATTTTAGATGGACAGCATCCGTAAATTTGGCACATAACAAAAACGAAATTACAAAGCTCTCCAATGATGAGTTCTCGACGAGTTCAATTCTAACTGGCGATGCATGGATTCGTGGAGGTTCGAGTAATACCACGCATATTGTGGAAGAGGGAAAAGAAGTTGGAACCTTTTACGGCTGGTTATGTCACGGACTTGATGACGACGGAATGTATATTATGGACGATATGATTGACGGTGAGCCGGGATTAACTAACGATGACCGGACATATATCGGTTCTGCGCAGCCCAAGTTAACTTATGGGATCTCAAATATCATTACTTATAAAAACTGGGAATTAAATTTCTTTTTCAGAGGTGTTTACGGCAACGACTTGTTGAATTTCTCAAAAATGTCGTATGCAACAACACAGTGGCTGCCAGGGGCAAATGTATTGCACGATGCACTGACCATCGGGCTGGCTGATAATCCCAAATATTGTAGTTATTATATCGAAAAGGGATCCTTCCTGAAACTGGATAATATTAGTCTGAGTTACAGTTTTGATGTATCTAAGATTGAAGAAATTCAAAAACTCAGGCTTTATGTAACCGGACAAAACCTGTTTACAATAACCAATTACACCGGACTCGATCCCGAAGTTGAAATGGCAGGTTTAGATCCGGGTGTTGAAGGACGTGAATACTATCCGAAAGCAAGGACAATTTCCTTGGGCGTTAACATTAGTTTTTAA
- a CDS encoding RagB/SusD family nutrient uptake outer membrane protein, translating to MKKTKIFSLIFVFAFSLLHQGCTNLDEEVFDKLPVDEFGNTESQINSLIAPIYRTLKNVFPSNYFLLSECSSDMAVTPTRKGGDWWDGGQFKELRFHTWTPNTSLVKGSYNSAMESISSCNKIYSMIEENESISDKEQILAEIRGVRAFWYYLLLDYYGNVPIVTDFNDTSNPATKSRTEVYQFVLSELDAIKDIVRDDVTAASYGKITKGVVYTLLAKMYLNAEVWNPDGGAKWQECVDACDMVMALDYVLEPNFKSSFVVQNQNSKEIIFPIVFSTADGGNHIHKRTLHYLDPIPLNLNVGTWNGISAMPQFVKDYDDDDKRIDWSFLTGSMYDTDGSVLITAHGRDLIHTIDIEIKYNLDEDGWGQVEQEEGARCSKWEFESGLNGDMENDMAIFRLADVFLMKAEALVRLGQDNVEATRLVNLIRTRAFDSSDKLLSSVTLDDIYMERRFELAWEITSRQDMIRFGTFLEEIPDWKGVTPEKCLIFPIPQTALDANPELVQNPGY from the coding sequence ATGAAAAAAACGAAAATATTTTCACTCATCTTCGTCTTTGCATTCTCGTTACTACACCAGGGATGTACTAATCTCGACGAAGAAGTTTTTGACAAGCTGCCAGTGGATGAGTTTGGTAACACTGAATCTCAGATTAACTCGCTCATTGCACCTATTTACAGGACACTGAAAAATGTATTTCCGAGTAATTATTTCCTGTTAAGTGAATGTTCTTCTGACATGGCTGTTACACCAACTCGTAAGGGGGGTGACTGGTGGGATGGAGGTCAGTTCAAAGAACTGCGGTTTCATACCTGGACTCCTAATACAAGTTTAGTGAAAGGTTCTTATAACTCAGCTATGGAGAGTATTTCAAGCTGTAACAAAATTTATTCGATGATTGAAGAAAATGAAAGTATTAGTGATAAAGAACAAATACTTGCCGAAATCAGAGGTGTAAGGGCATTTTGGTACTATCTGCTGCTTGATTATTATGGAAACGTTCCGATTGTTACCGATTTTAACGATACCTCTAATCCGGCGACAAAATCAAGAACTGAAGTTTACCAGTTTGTTTTAAGTGAACTGGATGCGATAAAAGATATTGTGAGAGATGATGTTACAGCAGCCAGTTACGGAAAGATAACAAAGGGTGTGGTATATACCTTATTGGCAAAAATGTATTTAAATGCCGAAGTTTGGAACCCGGATGGAGGAGCAAAATGGCAGGAATGTGTTGATGCCTGCGATATGGTTATGGCATTGGATTATGTTTTGGAACCTAACTTCAAATCAAGTTTTGTCGTTCAAAATCAAAATTCAAAAGAAATAATATTTCCAATCGTTTTCAGCACCGCCGATGGCGGAAATCACATACATAAGAGAACCCTGCATTATTTAGATCCAATTCCTCTTAATTTGAATGTGGGAACATGGAACGGAATAAGTGCAATGCCTCAGTTTGTAAAAGATTACGATGATGATGACAAACGTATTGACTGGTCGTTTTTAACCGGGTCTATGTATGACACCGACGGCTCTGTTTTAATTACAGCCCACGGTCGCGATTTGATACATACCATCGATATTGAAATAAAGTACAATCTTGATGAAGATGGTTGGGGACAGGTAGAACAGGAAGAAGGAGCACGCTGTTCCAAATGGGAATTTGAAAGTGGCTTAAATGGAGATATGGAAAATGATATGGCCATTTTCAGGTTAGCCGATGTATTTTTGATGAAAGCAGAAGCACTGGTCCGCTTGGGACAAGACAACGTAGAAGCTACACGTTTGGTTAACCTTATTCGCACACGTGCTTTTGACAGCAGTGATAAACTTTTAAGCAGCGTTACTCTCGATGATATTTATATGGAGCGACGTTTTGAACTGGCATGGGAAATCACTTCCCGTCAGGATATGATTCGTTTTGGTACTTTCCTTGAAGAAATTCCCGATTGGAAAGGTGTCACCCCTGAAAAATGTTTGATCTTCCCAATTCCGCAAACTGCACTCGATGCTAACCCTGAACTGGTGCAAAATCCGGGTTATTAA